The Hemiscyllium ocellatum isolate sHemOce1 chromosome 31, sHemOce1.pat.X.cur, whole genome shotgun sequence sequence taccttgctagtttcacttctttcatgagtaaatcacaaaaccttttttttttaaaaagttgcattctcaggttagctgtaacaattggttACAACAgacaatccaggtatttttcaatgtataacttcagttacatcacactgtaaattttgtatttaaattctgtgccttacaattttgtcctccacaatcacctgatgaaggagcagcgctctgaaagctagtgcttccaattaaacctgttggaccataacctggtgttgtgtgattttttaactttgtacacccctgtccaacaccggcatctccaaattatgattAACATATAACATATTGATTGACTGTAGTGAATgccaataaaaataaaacaaaaaaagtgaCTTCTGATTTGACTTACCGGAATGTTCCACCAGTAGGTAAAGGTGCATTGCAATTCGGAGTGGTACAGGGTACTTCTGCCCCAACTCGCAAAGTTAAGATCTGGCCAGGCACAACAGTTGATGGACAAGAATaaacatttctttttgttttaacagTGAGGTAAAAACCATTTGATCCAGAGAAAGCATCTTGGAAGGTCAAAGTTGAAGGATCCACATTCTCATTTTTGATACTGTTAAATCTTTCAACTCCTGGATTGGAAAGGAACAAAATTGTAAATCAATCCATGATGCAGACCAATCACAGATTTACTTCTAGAGCAGTAGAATTAAAAAGCAGGCCACTTAAACTATACCCAATTATACCAAACTGAACAGCTTCAATCTACAGAGTCACAAAACAGATGTTGCAACACTGGGACAAATGCTAAagagatttgcaaggatgctCACAGAGAAGTTAAGGAAAAAGCATTAATTTTGACAAAGTGTTTAAAGATTTACAAAACTGATACAAGAACTGAGAGGTCAGACCATCATAGAATCCCCTCCAGTGCAGAATCAGGCcgttcagtccattgagtctacactgaccctccaaacagcatcccacgcAGACCCACCTCCCTACAACCTTACACTTCTCataactaatccacctagcctaccatccctgggcattatgtgcagtttagcatggccaatccaccctaacctgcacgtcattGGACACCGGAGCACCAgggcggaaacccatgcagacacggggagaatgtctgtgtggagtttgcacagtcgcccaatgctggaatacaacctgggtccctggagccatgaggcagcagtgccaaccactgagccaccatgatgcccTCTGTAATGGCTAAACAAGCACAGGTTATTTTCTTTTAAAGAGAAGGTTGAAGGGTGTCCTTAAAGAGGTTTGATAGGTTAGACAAGATATCTTTCCATTTCTGTTTCCAATTCTCTCTCCAGGTTTGGTCTctgttggctgggccagtatgTATTGCCTACTCTCCAGCACCGGTGGATGTTCTAAAGTTTGTGACAGCCACAAACAATGGAGCAATAAGGCAACATCACTGTCAAAAACCTTTCAACCAACAATACATCTAGATCCAAACCCTTGGTTTGTACTTTACACATGTAAACATTGACTGTAATTATAATGACACACAATATTAGAAGAAACAGATTTTGTGCAATGTCAATTTTGAACAGACATGCAATTTTATAAATTCTGCAAATAAAGTGTCTTCaggtgaaaaaaaaagttgctcatCCTGGTTGTCCttgaggtgatggtgagctgccttcttgaagcactgcagttGGTGTGGTTTAGGTACACCAATCGTGCTataagggagggatttccaggaatttgacccagcaacgcTGAAGGAATAGCCAaactatttccaagtcagggtggtgaatggcTCGGAGGGGTACCTACAAGTGATGTATCTGCTGCATTTGTCCTTCTGATGGTAAAAGGCCACAGGATGAAAAGGTATGgttgaaggagccttgggaaGTTAGTGCAATGTAGATACTTCACACTGCTTCTACATGAGAGTTCAAAACTTGGGAATGTCTTTACAAAAAGTCATTAATAAGACAGAAAAAACTTACAGAAATATATCTTACCACGGGGAATAGTTGAGATGAACAATATTTAGAGAAGTTGCTCAAGTGTATGTagggggaggaagggagggagggagggttgaCTGTAATGTTTTAAACTTTGTTATCAATAGGCCCAAGgtattgatttgatttatgtCCAATTTTCCAAcattgcccatcactgatatcaCCAGTCCTTACTCTCTCCAGAACACAATTCATCCTTCTTCCCTCCCCCCAGTAGCTGGCCAGCAATGCATAAAACCTGTCaaagttttaaacaaaaatcacCACTTAAGTGTAAACCTTGCCCATCCACTTTaatgactgagggaggaaaccagagcacacgcaggaaacacacacagacattggaagaacatgcaaacaccataTAGACtgtcaccagagggtggaattgaacccaggtcccttggtactgtgaggcagcagtgctaaccactgcgccacctttctgcccagaaTTAATTTTCATCAGCCATAAAGTACTGTATATAAATTCCAGAACCAATGCATTAGTCTCACCAGGCACCTTAACCGGACAGGAAGTTGTACGGTCACTTTAGAGGAAGTAGCACTTCACACATAACAAAGATACTCACCAGATGCATTAGCCACGAGCAGCCAAACATCACATATCACACAACCTGTGTCTGAACTGTTAAACACACAGAGTGGCTGTTCAAGTGCAACAGTTGTTTGTGTGATTCGCCCTAGTACAGTATTTGACACAATTTCAGGGACATAAGAGATTGCTGTTGGAActgcaaagagaaaaaaagaatgaaTACACAGCAATTTCTGTCAAATAAACACATTCTGtaagtcagagatatacagcatggaaataaatccttcagtccaacctgtccatgctgaccagatatcccaacccaatccagtcccatttgccagcactcggcctgtatccctctaaacccttcctattcatatacccatccaaacgccttttaaatgttgcaattgctccagccgccaccacttcctctggcagctcattctatacacgcaccaccctcaggtcccttttatcatctttcccctctcaccctaaacctgtgctctctagttctggactcccccaccccagggaaaagaccttgtctatttatcctatccttgcccctcgtgattttatacatctcaaagatcacccctcagccttccgcattgcagggaaaacagccccaacctatagagcctctccctttagttcaaatcctccaaccctggcagcatccttgtaaaatctttttttgaaccttgtcaaatgccttactgaagtccatatagatcacatccactgctccaccctcatcaatcctctttgttacttcaaaaaactcaggcaagtttgtgagacatgatttctcacgcacaaagccatgctgactatccctaatcagtccttgcctttccaaatgcgtgtaaatcctgtcccttaggattccctccaacaacttaccaccaGTGACATcacactcactggtctatagttccctggcttgtccttactatctTATATAATGCtaccaagttagccaacctccagtcttccggcacctcacctgtgactatcaatgatacaattatctcagcatggggcccagcaatcacttccctagcttcccacagagttctcgggtacacctgatcaggttctgggggatttatccacttttatgcatttcaagacatccagcacttcctcccctgtaaaatggacatttttcaagatgtcagcatgtatttccctacattctatatcttccatattcttttccacagtaaatactgatgcaaaatactcatttagtagttcccccatctcctgcagctccacacaaaggccgtcttgctgatctttgaggggccctattctctccctagttaccctgctgtccttaatgtatttgtaaaaacctcttggattctccttaaccctatttgtcaaagctatctcatgtcccctttttgcactcctAATTTCTCTCCTAAGTAtatccctactgcctttatactctaaggattcacttgatctatcctgcatatacctgacatatgcttccttcttctcaaccaaaccctcaatacctctagtcatccagcattctctacacctatcagccttccctttcaccctaacaggaatatactgtctctacactctcgttacctcatttctgaaggcttcccattttccagccgtccctttacctgcaaaaatttgcctccaatcagctttctacagttcttgcctaataccgtcaaaattcacctttctccaatttagaacttcaactattAGATATGgtttattcttttccatcactactttaaaactaatagaattatggttgctggccccaaagtgctcccccactgacacctcagtcacctgctctgtcttattccccaagagtaggtcaagttttacaccttctctagtaggtacatccacagactgaatcagaaaactatcttgtacacacttaatgtcctctccatctaaacccttaacactatggcggtcccagtatatgtttggaaagtttaaatcccctaccataactacaaTATTATTCTCACAgaaaactgaaatctccttaaatttgtttttcaaaatttcccactggctattagggggtctagaatacaatccaaataagatgatcatccctttcttatttctcagttccacccaaataacttgcctgaatGAGAGAGTCAGGGCAGTGTTCCTGTACTGTACATCATTACACAACAAAGCACAAACAACCCAATTATATGATTTAGCAGTCATATGTTCCCCACAAACCAAATGGGATTgatatgattttaaaa is a genomic window containing:
- the upk3b gene encoding uroplakin-3b, yielding MNRIFRVVLLCAVCGLGSSVPTAISYVPEIVSNTVLGRITQTTVALEQPLCVFNSSDTGCVICDVWLLVANASGVERFNSIKNENVDPSTLTFQDAFSGSNGFYLTVKTKRNVYSCPSTVVPGQILTLRVGAEVPCTTPNCNAPLPTGGTFRMKYVLINPDTTNAPNIVAETEFTAEIMLKSATDPNTIVPFSRRTGGMVVITTILSILLFLLLAMFVAMLAMVCCKKSMSSDFPEHLTRFDSLRRYNTHSLQKNPGVVSPKGM